DNA sequence from the Vicia villosa cultivar HV-30 ecotype Madison, WI unplaced genomic scaffold, Vvil1.0 ctg.001344F_1_1, whole genome shotgun sequence genome:
CCTAGAGAGCAATAATCCACTggaaaagaaattaattaattataagtaGTCAATAGTACACAATTATCTCTTCTGATTTCTTTAAATTTAATGCCATTTTCCTATAGGAGCAATAATCCACCGCAAATTTCAACTCTAACTCACCTTACTTTTGAGATTCATTCACTTCCTTTTAAACACGGTGAATAGGAGGATACATCGAGCTTATTTAATATTTgattattttagtttaatatatttaatattaaaataataaaaaatgacatgAAAAATTCAATAATCCAACTAGTACATTACACATCATCCATTAAATGTCACATATTAAAAACTATTTCACATCATAATTCTTTTTACTTAAAATAGAGAAGAAATGATCAAagctatttaaaaataaaataaatggacaACTTTCATAAATAGGTCATAACAGGGGACCAAAtctctaattaaatcaaattaatttgaaACTTATAATTGATTGcaatgaaatatttattttaacttattttttcttcattttatcttAACTTATTTTCACTTAAGAATATTAAGAATACACTTTTTTTTTCATGCCAAACTGTCAAATAacaatttcattttaaaaataataataataaaaaattaataatattcttaCTTTTATCtctaaaacaattttcaaaaatatgattaacaatcatattttattttatattttcttcaaaatattttttggaattgatttataaattatattttaaaattaaaaataaaaactcattCACACAGACTCTaagttaactttttttttttttagagactAAAGATGTCTTTCTtatagatttaaaatatattggttttttttttctatttttaaatataaattttatgagAAATTCCTATCTcagaataaatttttttaaattaaaagattaattttatatttattattcattattaacattatagtataataaaaattacataatttttaaaaaaatatctaaaaaataaTGTTATAAAAAGATActatttaaaatagatttttattttaatgactTTTTAAGATAGGTTTCTAAAACACCTTTTATAAAAAGATACTATTTAAAgtagctttttatttatttattttgatagaaAACAATTTCATTTATTAGATGATAAAGAGAGAGTATAAACatagagaaaataaaagttaGGACATTTCCCATCCACACATTAACAACAACACTAATAATTAAGACTAATAAATTATGAACATCAAAAAATTTTGAGAGGTTAGAAATCAAAAGGAAGGTACCAATCCAAAACTTGAATCCAATCAACCAAGCAAAGTTCTTCCACAAGAGGCAATTGAGTTATGGGATCTCAATCTTTAAGTCTATCCAATTACGAACCATATCTTTAGCTTTGACACTAGCTTTATCACGCTCAGATCGATTATTCAGATTCACAATATTGATTAATCTCACAGCTTGTGGATGAAACAATTGTTGACTGAAAAGAGGATTTTGATTTGCCACATCCTTAATAAGATTCTTTCTCAAAAACACATTTCCTTAATCCAAACttctttgaggcatttcatcaaatACCTTGAGCACAAACTTAAAACAACTTAAGCCTAATAACAACACACCCAACAAAATAAACCAAGCAAGAACAAATAGAACCCACAACAAAACAAGCacaataaaataaactattacatgaacacacacacatacacacataaACTTTGGGCTTCCTTATCTTCCGGTGGGGGTCGTTTTCTATGTCGATACCACCACTCTGGGCCATCGGTTGGTGGAGGTGATTTTGGGGTTACAAGCGATTAATGGTTGATGGCAGAGAGGAGGAGGAGCTTGATGGAGGTTGGAGGAAGAAACATGTATGGATCTAACATGGATGAGGGTTTCAAATGAATGAAAAGAAAGGAGGGGAAAATTACAGTGGGGGGTGAACCTCCATTTAAGAGGAGATGTCTATTATAATGGTGGTGAATAGCTCCGATGAGGAAGGAAGAGCCCCCACAAGAGGAGAGGTGACACTCATCAAAAGGGGGAACCCTACTTTTAGAGAGAAGGGAGAGTTTCTCTCtctaaatattttatcttttgtttattGAACTAAGtaactttttatttaaatattgaatTGTAGAGAAAAGATGAAGCAGACAACAATATTGGAGTGAAGCTATTCAAAATGAAAACTACAAAACTGCCTCCATGTATATAGAGTTGCCCAGTGAAAAGATAACGAAAACGACAAATGTTAAAAATGGCTATACCGGAAACGATATATGGCACCTGAAAAGCTAAGAATGATAtgattttctctcaattttttttagaCATTTTAAAAAATTGGTCTGAACCGACCGGTTCAATCGGTTGGACCGTGAACCGGAGGTGAATTCGGTTGGGTCAACCTTCCAAAACCGTTAGTGGGTCAAATCGGAGTAGAATCGGAAAAACTGGAATGAACCGTCCAAAGCCGTTCGAACTATAGAACTAGAGTCGGTTTTGTAAAACTGTCCGATTCAAAAAAATGCATTAAAttgacatttttttttattgtttaaaaaagtttaatatataaatatcaaAACTTAATATACATTCTCCAATCACAAAAAATAATTTcttgtttttattataaaaatgcaaattttaatttttgtcatTCCGCTGtagtttttcttttcaacctttcATCATATATTTGTTATAGTTTAACTTAAATTTGTTTTTTGTTCTTTAATTAAATTTGTACTTTATAGTTTATCTTTTGTATTGTATCTTCTAATTTAGGTAttcttaattatttgaaatttattttaattattaagttctattattttatttttggtttgaattagttTAACTTATTTTATTGTAATTCTTTAATTTGTTCAAACTATTCTTAAATGAAGGTTGAAATGAAGTGTACAACTATGTTGTGTTATTATATATACTATCGATATTGTTGTATCAAGTTTGTAATTgatttttgtaatatttatattattaaggtGTGAGTATATGATTATGTGTGACATGTCTATCAAAAATTAGTTTCATATTATTAGATTATTTAATAAATGATTCGACCAGAAATTTAACCGATTGAATTAATCAAACATTGAACCGAAAATTTTACTGGTTCAATCTCTAGTccgattttttaaaaattgactaAAATACCATAGAAAATTATGTATAATGCGGTGATGAGATATATACTATATTAATGTAACTAATTTTAGCATAGCTTAAAGACTCTTGTAAGCTGGTTTTTCCTGTATCTTTCAGAATCAGATTAGTTGTTTTTATCTGATTTtggaaataaaaatttattttcattccaaaaaataataactttttaaaGATTCTTAAACAAAAATAAGTGATACATAACATAACCACCACTTTTTAAATATGGCATAACAAACAAGTTTTAGAATGTCAGCTGCTAGTTGTATAAGAATGTCAAATACAGTGGCGAGAGACGACATCCTATTTATGCATCTCTATAAGATTATGTTAACcacaaatttattattatataaaaatttactatattattttttaaaaatatttataaaaaaatcaaaaaagaaagtAACAATAattacaaaatgaaaaaaaaggaaagataaaTGGCACGTGTAAGTTTCAGATTGAGTAATCCTAATTTTTTTGTTGGACTAAAAGTAATCCTAATCCTATATTAATATAAACCATTAAAAGCGGTTAAGCTGTCGTTTAGCTATAAGTTGGTGAATAATCACTATTAGAAACACAATAAGTGACTacttactttaaaaactctttctctattaaaaaaaaactctccCCTAGTTATTATTCATAACTTTTGTAGAAAAAAAGTTAACtcatttttactatttattttcaaaagataatatatttctaaaaatattttgcaATAAAATCCGTAAAAATTTATTgcagaaaataaatatataaaatgaaaaactaaatagttaatattattataaaataaataaatatacatataactTTATTAAAAGTGACAAAAATGATTAGTTACCCTACAAAACAATTATACAATAAAACAAAAGACATGATACTTTTTCCTATTTGAGAACAAAAAGATCACATTATATAAACATTATATAAACATGAGAAAATGTGTACCAAACTAAGATATTAAGTGACTGGTTAAAAATTTGAGAGTAGTATAGAACTAATGGATGGAATGGCGGTTCAGCTTCAGCAGCAACTTTTTGATTATACTGCTTCTCTATTCAACGaggtaattaatttaatttaatttaatttaattataagtaTAATGAATTAACCACATTACATTATATTTGAAAGGCTAATAATTAAGCTATGGTTTTTTTCAAAGGGGTTTTTGGATGATCAATTTAATCAGCTTGAACAACTTCAAGATGAAACAAACCcagattttgttgttgaagttgttaCCCTATTTTTTGATGATGCAGAGAGACTTCTTAATGAACTCACAAAATCACTGTAAGAatctcataattttattttatgtttattgttttaaattaacttaacattttcaatattttgatgcATCTTAAAAAGAGGTCAAGAAAACATTGATTTTAGGAGGTTGGATGCTTATGTTCATCAATTAAAGGGTAGCAGCTCCAGGTGatagttttttaattataattactcTATCAATTAATTGAATTAACCTCAATTACTATATAACaaaattatgattattattattattgcgaAAAATGCAGCATTGGCGCACAAACAATTGATAAAGCCTGCATTTCTTTCCGCAACTTTTGCACAGAGAAAAATGTTGAAGGGTAATCATCTTTACAATTCTATATCAAAATTCTTACATATATATCCATTTAATggatatgatatatatgaattttttttcaaaatatatattatattttcttctGTGCTGATATTATAAGAAAAAATGTTGGTATATATTAGGTGTTTGAAAAGCTTGCAACAAGTAAAACATGAGTATTCCTTGGTGAAAACCAAACTTGAGACTCTTTTCAAGGTAAGAAGATGAAAATCCTAATCATAAGTACTAGTAGTTTTTAAAAACAGCTTATTATAACTTTGAAAACGGTTTAatttttgttatagaaataatAGTAACTTATATGTCAACGTTAATCCAATCTGTGTGAATGTCTGATTGTAGATGGAGCAGGAGCTTTTGGCTTCACGTTTATCAGATCTCAAAGTAGAGTGATATAAGAGGAACTGATTTTAATTTTCTAATGCTGCAGTATTATGCAAACAAAACCATAATATTTATGTTGTATTTTAAACTTGTTTATGATTTTGTACTATGGAATGGATCTTGGTTTTTATTAAATTAGACAACAATGTGAATAACTCATGATTCTGTGCTTAGTTTACAGACAAAATTTGCAATATTATCTATCTAGATAAATAAAAATGACATGCCTAAACAACTGTATTTAATTATtactataaattattattatagttacAACAAGATAGAAAATGCATAAACAATACTATTAACTACATTCAATGTTTACAACAAGGTCAACTTCTTCAAGATGTAGTACTTAATTAAGTTAGTAATATATTTTACTTCTAAGTATAACAATTTACAATCATCATGTTGTATTAATCAATTAATAAGTACTATAGTATAGTATAATAGTGTATAGGTGCATGAATATATGTAAAAGGGTATAGTAATAAGGAGGCTACAATGCCCCATGCAATGAAGGTATATGTAAAttggatattttttttaaatggttttGTAACAGCCACGTGTTACCAAGAGAGTTAAACGTGGGAGTCaatatcaaatcaaatcataTTCAACAACTGACAATGTCTAGGCAGCATCTTCTTTGTGTGTATGTATAGCATAGCATGTACTTCAAAAAGTCAAGTCCTTAATTGGTGTCTAAAGAAACAATACCTCAATTATTGAAGGTGTGGTAAAGATAGTTTTAGGACATTTTTGTAGATCTAGAGTTTCACTCTCATATAGGTCTTTAATGTGAGTTGTGCTTCTGAAAAGTTATTCTTTTTAATTGAGTAATGGAGAAGGGGGGATTTTAATTGTCCTTTGCAAGGTTGTCCTTTTAATTGGGTTCTTTTATTTTAGGAAAATGCTTATTCAAGTTAAGGTTTTTTTTGGGAACCTTTCCCATAATTTTAAGAGATTATGTCTTTCCACAAAATTGGATTTCTCTAATTTATTGTGAGAATATCTCATTACACCCCTTAATTCTCATATGTATttgacaaaattttaaatatgatttctGTTTTCGTAGATACACATTCGAAagtatctttttctttttttctaaaagTTAAATTTTTCCGTATGTGCATCTAAGTATTTTAAACTAGTGAACGTTGGGGAAAATGACAAATTAATTCAGTTCATAAAatattccgtaggtacatctacggaatggCTTAGCGCCAGAATATTCcatagatgcacctacgaaagtATCTGGTATATTATGAACCAGCATAACCACTCCCCCATTGTTacatttcttcttcaacactcaccTCTCCACAACCTAAAAAACCCTacatcatcattattatttttcactcTAAAACTctaactttttggtgcaacaaatcaaagggagcaagagaagactgaatttcaggtaaataatCATCTTTGTCCATTCCATTGCTCACATTATGCATTAATTTTCTGTAAAAAAAAGTAATGTTGCTTCCGTAGGTACATATACGGAACGTTTTGAAGATGAACACGTTCCGGATGTGCATCTATGGAACGTGTCTGTGTTATTTTCTCCAGCAGTCTtgtgattttgtgttatttgtgttATTGTTTACAAATAGGTATGGTACACCCCCGATAATATCTCAAGAGAATTAGTTCCTTAAGTCGATGTTTCACCGAAAGTTGAAGGGGTAGTTGTAAATCTCATGATTAAAATCCTACACAATGCGATACAAACCACATTTGGTCGGAGCATTACGGTGTTGGAACATCGATTCAATTACAACATACTTTATTCTCAATTGATCGGAAATGTGTCTCGGGCTAGGTTGAACTATATTTTTCACGAGGCCAAACGAGGTGAAGTTGTAGGTTCCGATAGAGCAAAGTGTACTTGTACTATTTCCAAAACGTATAGTCTCCCGTGTGCGTGTGTTATTGCTAAAAAGATAAAACTAGGTGAGACGTTAAGAATGGAAGAAGTCACTACAAAAAAAAGTTCATCCGCCACGGCCAGAAAATCGCGGCTAGATGCAAAATAACTGTGGTTTTACGCTTTGGCCACGAATACGTGACTGTGGGATATGCAGGCGTGGCCTAAAGTATAAGCCATTGTTTTCTTGTTTGGGCCACGTTTTATATACATTTGTGGCTTGTATAGGCCATGGCTTAGGTATCTAGGTTAAGGTCGCGATTTATCTTGCACTTCCCTCACTGGAAAAGACAAAGAGTGCATCGGAGAAATTGAAGCCTACGTCGAATGACAACACGACTACACGGGCTCCTTCGTATTGTGAATACGTCGATAAACTTTTTACCGACTCACCAACTCCAAAATCTCAAAAatctcaaacaagttcaaacaaaggAGCTCGCATAAGCAAACCACCTCCGACAC
Encoded proteins:
- the LOC131634760 gene encoding histidine-containing phosphotransfer protein 1-like, translating into MDGMAVQLQQQLFDYTASLFNEGFLDDQFNQLEQLQDETNPDFVVEVVTLFFDDAERLLNELTKSLGQENIDFRRLDAYVHQLKGSSSSIGAQTIDKACISFRNFCTEKNVEGCLKSLQQVKHEYSLVKTKLETLFKMEQELLASRLSDLKVE